The genome window cGTCCATCCTCTTCAACATTTTCTCCCTCTATCACTGATATTAGCCTGAATTATCTATGAGTTGTATTAGGGCAATTAATTGCAGTTCTTTCGAAAGCACTTTGCAAATCTTCTATCTCTCCcacaaagatttgtagctcaggttgtggatgaggttgttggcttgcttgccaagctggttggTTAGCATATAGACGTTTAATCACCATGCTAGGCAtcatcatcagtgtggcctctgatgaaacgatgttgttctactctgcttggaatttgtatgatccggtctgttaagttgagttgtgtcatttccagttctgttctaaTGGATTTGTAtgtggggtctaattccacatgtttgttaattgcattacgggttgaaaaccaggcctctaagAATACATGTGCATGACTTAAACTTTACCTCTACCACCAAATATGGACCAATATACTTACATAAATAAAAAGGTGACACCCGAGCATTGTCTGCCTGTACCTCTCATTTTCACAATGTCGATGAAATGTTGGTTTGTCCTTGCTGGATTTTATGATGACGATGAATGGCTAAAAATCAGAGAAAGGAAATagatggagaaagatttcaaaatatgGGGAAGTTTGATGTCATGCACAGCAAACGATATTTTTATATGTTTATCAAAAGTGCATTACTTTTATTTGGTCAGACTCAATTTGGTATAGAATCTGCTTTGAATAAAATAATGTAACAATATTAAACTGACAGTGATTTAGTGGATAATTCAGAAAGTATTACAAGGCTGTTTGAATACATTCAGCCATGAGTAAGTTTGTAGCAGTTGAATCCAATAACCGGCCATTGCTCTGTTAAAGACACAAGCTGGAACATTTTACATTGCCACCAACAGCTCTCCTCTGGGAGATGGGAGCCTAAGGAGTATTGGCAGATTATTAGATACACAATCCAACTCAGGGTTCTCTTCACCCAAACCCTGCACAAATGCTGTTCAAATTTGTAGTCATTGCACGGGGAATAAGATGGAAGCTCTAATAAAATTTCACCGAGTCCCACCAAGCCTGGGGACACTGAGGGCAATTGTACATCTCCTTGACAGAGATCAGATAATTCTGAAAAAGTTAGAATTACACTATTTCCTTGTCATACTGCTCAGGACTGTGAAATGCTTTTATCCACTTGGGGACATTGAAGGAGACGTAGTATTGAAGAGAGACAGTACCACAGTGTAATGTCATTAGCAAGAAGTCCAAGATACTGGATGTAGTAAtcggaaccaggtggatcttgttgactatgagatcctcaAATGggttattaacctgggccaatcagaaggtcttggctgaccaatataaataGGAGATTAGTTCAGTTCAGGGACTGACTCCAAACTGGCTGACTCCAACTGGTGtattgtgcacatgtaaataaaaggtgacatggtgatggaatactttccccTGTGCAGTTACTTCACTGGACTAATGATctggggcatgggttcaaattctaacaatggcagatggtgaagttggCATTCATCTTAAAGCTTTATTATCAAGCCAACCTAGTGGTGACCATGTTATCATGTTTGTCAtagaaatccatctggttcactcaactttagggaaggaaaattgccatccttacccagtcaggcctgcatgtgaccccagacctGTGGCAATGTGGTTCACTTTTAAATGCACTCTTGGTAATTAAGGATTAGCAATAAATGTTACCCTGGCCACATCCCTTGAGAatgttaaaacaaataaaaactttGCTTTGGGAATTGAGTGGAAATTCACTTGTGTGATTAAGGCTGAAACATCCTTTATGTGCATGTTCAGTGATTGGGCAATGATATGGCAGATGAAATGTAATACAAGTGTGAGAATGGGCAATTAgaatagaaaaacaaaataatttttaaaaagccgtAAATTTTTATGTTGATGTTACAAATAACCTGGGTATACTTCTTATGTAAAGAAACATGAAGTGATCATTCAGCCACTGTGTTTTAGCAGCCTAATGAAAGAACTGATCATTATAGAAAACTTCCCAATCACACTTCAGTTCTTCATAACAGAGCTAGCTCATAAAGATGAAAAAATATGGAATAATTCTTATTTGTGTGTAGAAATAAAAATGGCCACAGATAAGTAGGGCCATCAATTTTCATAGTATGCAGCATGGCTTTGAAAATATAAACAACATAGGACAACCTCTTTAAACAAGATTAATTCAGGATAAAGTTATCTCCTTATCATCTGATAAATGAGCCAATTTAATTTCCTTTTTGCAGCCAAGGAAATACTCTTCTCAACATGGAATCACAAAAACACAGAATCATCTAAGCACAGtcatagaaaaaaaaaattgggaaaccAAGAAACTGTTTTGCCCATCAAGTTTGAGAGGCAATAATGCCCCACCAATTATTTTCTCACATGTGGGACAGGACTGACAAACAGAAGTAATAAAGAGAACTATACGACAGAACTTTAAGAAGTTATGTCAAATTCACTCAACTCCATTTTGGAGAATGGCTACAGAATAATCAACAAACTGCTTGTTGGTTTGTTGTAAAGGCTATTTGAGTGGACCAGTAATCTATTTAGATTGCAATGTAAGACAAAAGGGCCATTGTATTGTCGTACCTCTCCCTATGATTGTACTCATTACCGTTCTTACATCCAgctccttccccaccccactGATTGTCCATTTCTCTTTGAATTCTTGTAATTCCCTCCCTCCTTCAACATTGGTCTctgcttattttgtttttctcatcTACCTAGTACTTTCTACTCTTTAAAGACCTTCTTTAAAAACTATCCTTTATGAAAGTACTTGGTCATCCATTTAATATGTCCTCGTTAGCTCAATGGATATTTTAAGAGATAGCATTTTGGGATATTTTCCACTAAATGTATGAATTAATCCCAATAACAATTGTTTATAATACCTTGACATGTTATATTAATCAAAGTCTCAGTCGTGTTCCTGtattgaagaaaacaaaacaatgttCATGTTGTTCAACAGATATAAGATTATTGTTACACAAAAGAGAGCATGGATTGCTGTTGGAATCTGCTGGCTTGGATCTATTCTGATTGGACTAACTCCAATGTTTGGCTGGCACAACAGAAGCTATGGAGAGGTGCAAAAGGAAGAAATGAATTCCAGCTACAAATACATCATATGCAAATTTACAAAGGTGATCAGAATGGACTACATGGTGTATTTTAATTTCTTTGGATGGGTACTCTTGCCACTAGTCATCATGTTTTGCCTGTATGCTGAAGTATTTTGTATAATTAGGAAGCAACTAAACAAGGTGACAAATCCTATGGACTCAAGGAAATATTTTGGGAAGGAGCTTAAACTTGCCAAGTCCCTTGCTTTAGTTTTATTCCTGTTTGTTGCCTGCTGGATCCCCTTGCACGCCATGAACACTGTATGGTATTTTTGCCCccagtgcagtattccaaaaactGCCTTCTATGTCGGAATATTTCTGTCCCATGTAAATTCAGCTGTGAATCCAGTGATATATGCTTTCAGGATAAAGAAGTTCAGGACATCATTTCTTAAAATTTGGAATAAGTATGTTTTATGTAAAAAAGGAAACTTAAGTACGTATAGTTTTGATGGCCAAATTGTAACGGAAAACAATTTTAATAGTAGTGTGTGATTGTACTTTTGAggaaaagacttgcattttttttaataaatgcaaAGAAAAGTTGTAATAGAGTTCTATCACACAGCCCTAATTTAACGGCATGAACTGTTAAACTGCATGATGCAAGAAAATTTAGGACAATTTATATTGTGAATTGTCACCACCTTCCATTGTAAATGGGATTTCAAAACAAAGTACCTCAGataaaaataaacacaataaaagcaagatactgcagatgttggaaatctgaaacaagcacagggaAACAtgacaggtctagcagcacctgtggagagaaaaacaatgttaatatttcgagtctggTATGACACTTCTTCTGAACTTCTTAAAACCTAAACAAAACAAGGCAGCTGTAACATTCCCTGGCTGGACCATGCTGACTAGAGTTCCTCCTTGGGACAATTCAGGATTCATGACAAAGAAAAAACGTCCAATGagcaattcctttgcctccggaACCTTCTGAGAAAGTTCCTTATCACCAGAAGCTTTGGAGGGTTCAGATTCATTTAAGCTAATCAAGCAAAGGTTAGACAACTAAATCCTACTGTGTCTCCTGGCTAACTGTTAAGTTGAGCCCAATTTACCATTGACCCACTGATACAGGGACCACTATCCGTAACACCCTTTACTGTTTCTACTCAGACCACAGCCAATTCCCTTAGGCTTTGGTCCCCCATCCCACTTCCCCACCAACCTAACTTGACCCAGTAGAACCCAATGCCTAGATATTTTCCtcagcaacctgttcagagacattatgacAGATGTtttgagcaggtgggacttgaacatccTAGAAGAGATAGGGGCACCAGCAATCCTTGAACAGACAGCCCTGATGGGTTTGGAAATGAGGTTCCTGAGCCTGGTCAGAAAGTCTGCTTGGCAGCACCTTCATTACTGGATATTGCACATTTTATTCATTGGCTAGCACATTCATTAGCTGTGCACAAACTCAGTCTCTGTAGAATGCACTTGCTTACACTTCAAACTTATTAGAGCTTTTTATCCAGAAACTGCATAATTGAAGTTTCACTGTCTTGGTTCTTCTAACTGTCTAATGTTGTACGATGATTTGATGAGTTGCAAAATCAAAACAATTGCCAGCTGCTTTAAGGAGATGAGGAATATTTAAATCGGCTGTTAATGCAGATAACCTTCATAACTTGAGCATCAGCTTTCTGTTGCACTCCAtacaaaccgaaagaactgcgggcgctttaaatcaggaacacacCATTATACTCCCCTCCAGCGAGAGCTGGAGTAATGTGATATTAGATTCTCAATAAATGTGGTCGCTCATGCTCATTAATTACGAGACACAGGCCAAACATGGTAAATGTGGTTCGCTTGACTCGTCCCACTGTTTGAAGGAGCAAATTGCATTGGTCCGACTTGCTATTTCCGCCCTATGATCGGTAATTAGGTGATGAATGGAACAAGCGAAGAACACATACCTCTGCCATGCAGTATTAATTGCAGCGTTATTACAATTACACTGCTCTTCTTTGAGGTTTTTCCTAGTTTGGTTGATGTTCTACaactaaaaactaaaagaaattaagagctcccatttcactgagacagctTCAGTCCCATCTGTATTCAACAACCTACTTTGAATACCCTGCTCACATTTTGGCACCTGTGATAAATTGCATCGCAGCGGCTGAGACAATCCAcagcattttaaaacaatttatacCATTTTCAAACAAACAACCCGCAACATGCAAAAATAACATGCCCTATCTTCCAATCTTACTAGATGGATCCTTTAAAAATGTACAATATCTGGATCTGCACTTTCAACAAAAGTGAAACAGTACTTTCTTAGGCTATTGCTTCTGCCGTAGGTTTGGTTAAAGTGTATTTATTAATCTACAAGATCTATTGTTTCATGGAAAACCAGATTAACAGAGCAAAACCTTCAGTGGTGGAAGTAATCAGTGCAGCTTTAATTTTTCAGCAGCTtcatattgaaatatataaataaTTCAATTATACGTTCTTTTCCTCTCATTTGTATTTATAAGATTGTTTAATTTATCTTTTTATTTACTTTCTGTCATTAAGCCCTTAGGTTAGAACAAATAAACAGATCAATAAGCTGCTCCCTATGAATTCTGCAGCTGAACCAACATTGACAAGAATGTTATGAAGTTTCATTGTCTTCTGAGCTGATGCCTGCAGACTGTGAGCGATTTAAAACGACTGATTACTTATTAATATGCTTCCAGTTTCTGGTTTTTGTTGACATTTATCAATGTGAAAATTGTGTTCAACCTTGAAATGTTAGCTAACTCTGGATATTTATGACATCCACTTTTAAGGTGAAGCTAAACTTTTGATGCACAGTATGTGGAGCAGAAGAACTGTATAAGTAACTTCTTTGACTAATATCATGGACAGCATTTTTTTCACTTGCTGTCTATGATCAATGTGTTTTGTATGTAAGAAATGAATATTTTCACACCCTTGGAATATGTTCCAATCAAATAATGACAGCATCAAGGTTTTGTGAGTTGTAACGCCCACCAGGTTAGCGATTCTCGCAGACTTATTCTCACAGAGATGTGGTATCTCATGCATTTGTTAAAGCATGTTACAGTTTGCAGGCTTTGGCTTACAGGTTACAGATAACATTAGCACAATTGGATCACTGATAGTTATATTTAGCCATTGACTTACCATCTCTGGCCTCGTATGATGTCTAGTTTCTTGAATGAAATTGGTGCTTTGAGGTTGAAGGAGTGGGGTCCTGTAATCTGTTAGATTTTCAGCAGACTGTGAAGTTTCTATAATAAAATTTCTAGGTTTGTTCCCAGGTGGACTTGAAGTTTGGACAGTCTGGTGGAGTTTTTGGCTCTGCTAGGACCTCCTGCTTGTGAGGCATTGCTGTTGGATGATTGAATTGCTTGTGGCTAGTTTTATAGTATTGATAGAACTGGCTACAAACACCTTCAAACACCGTGAAAAACATTCAAACTGGCTTCCTCATCATGTGACATATTATAGGTTACAAGccattttccagaaaaaaagtgTGTCATTGGTGATGTTCATATTGATTCTGGCACCTTGTATTGTGGTTTAATACCTTTAGGGTTTGAGACAATAAACAGAATAAAGTAAGTCACAGTGAGAGGGACTATTTGTCCACAGATTCCAGTTGAGATTTCATGGCATTTTTTATTCAGAGTGAAACAGAAGCATTTAGTTTTGACATTCTAGAACCCTTTCATTTTCACTCCTCGTTAAACAATAGATGTGTAAAATCCCCAGATAACTGTGAATGCTCATATTCAATTAGCTTGAGACATGGTGCTGTCTGTATCTCAAATGCCAGAGGTCAAAGGATTTTCAGTAGCCATTCTAATAGGTTTTTGTGCCCAGTTTTAAAACATCCTTAATGAAAATCTATATATACTAAGGCATGATGTGAACTCCATCCCATTTTGCAGCCAAGAGAAGCCAAGTGATGTTTCAGTAACTACTCTTCACTGGTGTCAGGAATTTTGTGAAACACAAGTACAGAAAATTCTCAGAGCTGATAGACATGACCTACCGGTCCCAGTTATGCGTACACGTTCCCTTTTTGTGCATGTTTCTGTCTGCACTCTCTGCCTATTCCACCAAAATAGGTGGCAACCATTCTCTGATTCTTTCCTCAGAGCAAAACCTTCACCAGTCAGAGTTAACCTATCTAGTTCAAAAGTAAACAAATTTTAGCAGTTAATTGTCATTGACTATTGCTTTTTGCATgacaatgcctctaccaatcagagacCACTTTCTAACCTATCAGCATGGTCTTTTTTTACAGGATAAAATGCTGTTCCCTTTTacattgatattcttgcaaaattgtcctgatcagtgcaagataaacaaaaaagcatttaaaaagctGTCaaaagaattactcattgcttttcatctgccccagtgtGTTTTGCCTGGAAAAAGtgaacattctttccacatactgggcccagtcttaaatctttacactgataatgggaacctaatgggattaaaatattttctcattGACTTTACTTTAAGTAGCAGCTTTAACAAACCGGCTCAGCTCTGTTGTGATATGGAAGAGGTCTGTGTTTATGGAGGATGCAGGAAACTAGCCGTGACAGTGAAGTTGGATGAAGGCTCGGAGCAGTAAGTAGAGAGTTTCTTCCACAGTGTATGTTTCATGTTGGGATTAGTTATTTTTGGGGAATGGAGTGAGAATGTGTAGCTGCAGAGGAATGAGGTGAGATTGGCTAATAATGAGAAGCACAGAAATATGACTCCTGCCATTTAGACCTTATGACAAAACTTGAGTATCATTTGTGATGAAAGGAATCTGAATTTTTTCCAGTCTTGCCAAATTttcctaactttcttatcatttcCTAAAGCCCTTAAAGCAATGGAAAATTCCATCCCAGATTTTGTCGTGGTATTGAACAGTTGATCAATGAGAAACTATTTATCTAGAACTCCAGAACAACAACAAATTCCTTGTTGACATGATGAACTTACATTAAATTACTACATAAACTCTTGGAGGGGTAATATGAAGAGACAGATCATTACATTTCATGACGAGCACTAGATACTTGGAGCAATCTGACCAAGAAGATGGCTGAAGCTGGTGGTGTATGGTTTGAAGTGGAATAAGTATTTCTATCAGAGGTGATTTATATGTTCTCTTATTGAAGTCTGGGCTCATCAGATGgacaaaaatagtgcatcccccTATTCCTTAGACATCAATATTGAAATCTCTCTAAATTGATATTTGAAGAAATCTGAAGGACACATGAGTTCACTATATAATTACTACATTGTACTAGgtggaaaatgtttttcaccatTATGAGAACTTCTCTGGCTTGCTTTAAAGTAAAAAGGATTAAGGCTTCTGGACAGGGGCATCACTAAAACTGAAGTGAGTAGAGAGGAGGTAAATCAAAGAGCAATGATTTAATAGCATTAAGATTGTCTCTCAAAAGCCATATCACTGGAGAGGAAAGGAACTATTAAAATTGATTACAGCAAACTCAGAAAACAGACCtatatgggcccaagctatgcctgcccctgtGTAGGATACGTAGAACAGttccttttctgctgttacactgacactatcccccacctcttcctccattatgtTGACTGTTTTGGCGCTGCCACATGtacccacaaggagcttgaacagttcgtcaactttactaacaccatccacctcaacctcaaattcatctggaccatctctgatacctccctcctcttcctggacctctccgtctccttctctggtgaccaccttgaaactgacatctatttcaagcccaccgactcgtaCAACTACCTAGACGACACCTccactcacccaccctcctgcaagaatgcaattcccTACTCCCAATTactctgcctctgctgcatctgcttcgAAGATGGGGCGCTCCACTCCtgaacattccagatgtcctcctattttgAGGATCGCAACTTCACCCctccagtgattgaaaatgccctcacacatatctcttgtgtttcccacaactcTGCCCCACATCACCTCCCCCCGGCAAAAACAAGagtaaagacagaatccccctagtcATCACATATCACGCAATAAACTCCGCCTCCAACAtttcattctccgccacttccaccacccgcaatccgaccccacaaccaaagatatattttcttccccacccctatctaccttccatagggaccgctctctccacgactccctcgtccacttcacagtccccactagccccaccaccctggcacttttccctgaaacctcaggaagtgctacacctgcccctacatctcccccctcacctccatcccaggccccaagaaaaccttccatattaaacagatgttcacctgcacatccgctattGTGATATACCGCATCCGCTgtttccaatgtggcctcctctacatcaatgagaccaagtggaggctcggaggcCACTTGTGGAACACCTGCACTCAGTTCATGAAAAATGACAACACcatccagtcgtgaaccattttcaatccccctcccgctccctgggtgacatgtccatcctgggctcctccagcatcacaatgacgccacccacaaactggaggagcagcacctcatattcgaccttgggagcctacaacccaatggtctcaatgtggactttaccagtttcaaaatctcaccactcctggcctcatcccatgaccaaccctccctctcatccccggctccttgacctgacacaacctgtccatcttgtctccctcatatccacccctcccacctcactgaccaatcctcacctcTCCCTAACTGCACTCAACTATCATCTAtcaacatcccacctaccttacccagctgcacccctcctctctcaatttctgagctctcttcccccATTCTGAAGAAGCATTCCAACATgaaaaatcaactttcctgctcctccgatgctccctggcctgctgtgttccttcagctccacactgtgtcaggTCTTGAATTCCATTGTCTTCAAAGCAGCAGAATAGTGAGCATgtctgtcctgtacacaaaaagcaggacaatctGACTTGGCGAATTCCTGCTCCATCAGTCTCCCTTTGATCATCAGtacagtgatggaaggtgtcaccaacagcCCAGCATAACCTTcttagtgatgcccagtttgggttctgccagggctactcagctgcTGACcttattgcagccttggttcaaacatggtcaaaagagctgagttctggaggtgaggtgagagtgacagtattTGATGTGAAGGCTGAATTCGacccagtgtggcatcaatgagacctagcaaaactggaatcaatgggtatcggagGCAAATCAaggtggttggagtcatgcctgaaaCATAAGGCGATAGTCGTGGTAGtgggaggtcagttatctcagctccaggacatttctgcaggagtttctcagggtgctgtgctaggcccaaccaccttcagctgcttcatcactgaccttccctccatcataaggtcagaagtggggatgttggcataatgttcagcaccatttgtgacaccTCAGATAGTGAAGCCGTCCGTATtcgaatgcaacaagatttggataaTACACAgtcttgggctgaaaagtgacaagtgacattcgtgccagaCAAATactaggctatgaccatcaccaatcaaagagaatctaaccacagtcccttgacattcagtggtgttaccatcactgaattcccccactatcaacatcctgggggttaccattgactggaaacccaactggactcaccagattaacagagtgactacaagagcaggccagaagctgggaatactgtggtgagaaactcacctcctgactgctcaaagcctgtccactatctacaaggcactactcaggaatgagatggaatactccccacttgcctggatgagtgcaaccccaacaacactcaagaagtttgacaccattcaggacaaagcatcccacttgattggcaccacatccacaagcattcactccctccactataCCACTCCTTAGCAGtagtgtgtacgatctacaaaatgcactgcagaaattcaccaaagatccttagacaacaccttccaaacccacgaccacttccatctagaaggacatatgagaacaccactacctccaagttcccctctaagtcattcaccatcctaacttgggaatatagtgctgttccttcactgttgctaggtcaaaatcttggaatttcctctctaatatcattgtgagtcaacccatagcaggaggactacagcagatcaagaaggcagctcaccaccatcttcccaagggcaacttgggatgggcaagaaattctggccagccagcgatgcccacatcccatgaatgaatggaaaaaaaaaattctctgcaaTTACTCTGCCTGAAACTGACAGTAACATTCACACATACATATTTGAATCTGGAAATCTAGTAGCTGCTCTTAGTAATTCTCAATTCCTCCACAGGGTGCACTGTTAAGTCCTCCTTGGTGGGAACCACTTGATTTGGTATGAACTTCCAATGTATGTTATTCTTGCTGCTAATAAATCCTAAGGAGCTCTGCAGCACAGTGTAGTGCTCCTATTTCTGGACTTGAAGACCTGCATTCAAGTCACACCTCCACTGGAGGTGCACCTTTACAGGTTGATTaagcaaatttaaaacattgcATGTTCTTGAGTGAGGTGTCATTGGGTTTTCAATGGTCCACTGAATCATTGTTGTTGCTAAACCACCTGCCCTTTCTGGctaaaaaataataattttatatTTGCAGTACATCAAATATCTCTATGACAGTAAGGATTGTTATATTTTTTGAGCAGTAAGTACTTCTTTAAAGTTTCTTTGACATGTTTTGATCTCTACCTTAATCCCATATGAAGGTTGCAATCTGAACTGTGCTTCCTATGtataaatgtttaaaatgtgaaGATTAATCACTGCATTTTGCTGTTTCTGAGAATGAATCAACGTTTAACTCTGTAACCTGTTTGATGGCATCACTATTATTGGATGTGGGAGATCCACTCTAGCTAGTAGCAGAACAAGGCCatgaagaaaattaaaatcaatgccaTAGAGATTGGCGTTTGAGGATAGTATTGAAGACTCTTCCTTCATATCAACCAAAATTTTGGATCATTTTTCTTGTTTTGTTCGCAGTTGGTAAGAAAACGAACGCATCTTTGCAAGTTCAGCAGTAACTATTAAACTATTAAGAACATTTTGTTTAATTCctcaaatgggaacagatgcatTGAATAAGAATATACAACTGAACTACAATATTGATTTCAATGTTCACGGTCTTTTTCTATAAATTTCCTGTGTTGATTTATCCAGCACAGCTAACAAGTTAACATACTATGCTTAGACAGGTAGTCCACAGTATAAAGAATAATAAAAATTATTTCATTCTCCTTCAGCATGCATCTTTGTCAAGGCTTCCTTCTGTTATTACCTAGTGTAAATCCCTGTcttttcccatatccctgcacaccatttctatccaaacatTCATCTAATGCTTTCTTGAATCTCACAAGAGACATATCATCTTTAATTGCACTGAAGTGTTCAATTCTATCGTTCACCCCCTCATTAAAACGCATGCATACAGACAGTCCTCCAGACTTCATAGTACCAACTCACAAGAAAACTCAAAAATGAAGCAAAACCATTGTTTCCTTTCTTAATGTACAAAACACAAAACATAAATTCAATTTAAAGTTACACATTGTTCTTAAAGTAGGACATGACTGGCAGACAAGcagggtgacacagtggttcagtggtcagcactgctgtctcacagcgccagggacccgggtttgatttcaccctcgggcgactgtctgtgtggagtttacacattctcactgtgtctgcatgggctccctttgggtgctctggtttcctcccacagtccaaaaatgtgcagggtaggtggattggccatgctaaattgcccatcgtgcccTGGAGTgtttagtttaggtgggttagacatggaaaattaggggaatgggtctgtgtgggatggtgTTCAGAgagacggtgtggacttgttgggccgaatggcctttctctacactgtacggattctatgaaaTGACTCTGGTTTGCGATGCTTAAAGGCAGACCTCAACTCTGACTGAGATTGCTGTTGCTTTTAAAATTAGAACGAGCAGGAGAACAGAAAATCAATAGCCACAAAACCTTTTTGTGATTAAGCCAGCCCAGGCTGGATGGTTTGAATCATGATAAAGTTTAACTAAATTTCACCTATT of Stegostoma tigrinum isolate sSteTig4 chromosome 21, sSteTig4.hap1, whole genome shotgun sequence contains these proteins:
- the LOC125462891 gene encoding adenosine receptor A1-like isoform X1: MENSRDHLDLAYIVIEVLIAVASVLGNVLVCWAVRINRALRDTTFSFVVSLALADIAVGALAIPVAITISLGLKTQFYSCLFITCILITLTQSSILSLLAIAVDRYLRARIPTRYKIIVTQKRAWIAVGICWLGSILIGLTPMFGWHNRSYGEVQKEEMNSSYKYIICKFTKVIRMDYMVYFNFFGWVLLPLVIMFCLYAEVFCIIRKQLNKVTNPMDSRKYFGKELKLAKSLALVLFLFVACWIPLHAMNTVWYFCPQCSIPKTAFYVGIFLSHVNSAVNPVIYAFRIKKFRTSFLKIWNKYVLCKKGNLSTYSFDGQIVTENNFNSSV